The sequence below is a genomic window from Microbaculum marinisediminis.
AACGGGTCCGGAGCGAAGGAATTCTAGCACGAAAGAGCCCCGGATCCTGACGATCCGGGGCTCAGGTCGCGTGCCCGCGTGCCAAGGGAGAGGTTACGGGCACGACAGGGACTTCCGGGAGCGGAACCGGCTCGACCGTCAGTCCATTCAGGCGGCCACGTGAACCGGTGCGCCCATCGGAACCCGAAACGGCGACCGCGGCTTGTCGAGCCAGCGCTCGATCAGCTTCAGGCTTTCCGCGCCATGGGTGAGCGGCATCATGTGGCCGGCGCCGGCGACGGTGACGTGGTCGACGACGGGAAGCTGCGCGGCGAGCGTCCACGCGGTTGCCAGCGCGGCACCGGTCGAGTTCGCCCCGGCGACGACGAAGGTCGGGACGTCGAACTGGCGGAGCGCGTTCAGCGGCATGCCGTCGGTGGCGCCGGCGGTGAAATTGCGCGACACGGTCGGGGCTTGCGCGGCGAAGGCGCGCCGGCGCTCCTCCGGCAGGGCCTGCCAGGCGCCCGCGCCGTTCCAGTAGTCGACGAAGCGGTGCATGGCGGCGTCCGGCGTCTTCGCCCTGGCGCCGTCTCCGACCACGCGCGCGATCGCGTCGATCTCGGCCCAGGCCTCGGGCGTGCCGATGTCGGGGTCCTCGAGGATGCGGAACAGCGTCGGCTCGAACAGCATCAGGCTGCGCACGCGCGAGCGATGCTCCCAGGCGAAACGCAGGGCGACCAGGCCGCCATAGGAATGGCCGACGAGATCGAACGGCGCCTCGAGACCGGCCACCGCGCCGGCCAGCACGTCGACGTCGTCGGCGAGGCGGAACGGGCGGTCGCCGGTCCAGGCCGGACGCGCGCCGTAGCCGGTCAGATCCGGCGTCAGGACGGCGAAGCGGTCGGCGAGCGCGCGGCGCACGCCCTTCCACATGCCGCCCGACGACAGCGAGCCATGAACGAGAACGACGGGGCGTCCGCCGGCCCGCGGCCGGACGGACTCGTCAAAAGCCACCATGACCCCGATCCTTGAAACCGTGGACTTCGCGCGCCGCCGCATACAGCGTCGAGCGGCACAGGCCGATATCGGTCAGCATGCGATCATCGAGCTCTCTCAGCTCGACCAGCGCCCGGCGCATGCGCCACCAGCGGCGGACCGTGGCCAGCGCGTTCTGGACGACCTGACCGGCGCTGAAGAGGCTTGGGCTCTGCGGCCGTGCCAGGCCGAAATACTCGGCGGTCGTCATCATAGTCTCCTTTCAAGGTTCAGCGCGGCAGCGGCATCCCAGATTGCATCCAAGGGGATCATCCCCGTGGCTCTGGTTGCGATGCCGTGCATCCCGGCCGCCTTTCTAGGGGCGGCCTTTTTCCGGATGACGTCCGCTGCCGGGAAAATTGTTCCAGTTGTGTGCGGTGTGTTTCAGGCCTGTAGCGGGCCGGCTCAGCGGCCGGCGCCCGCTTTCCCCGCCAGTTCGGCGATTTCGGCGCGCATGGCGCGCAGCTCGGCGATGATCACCTCCTGCTCGTTCTGCAGTTCCGCGCGCGAGGCGACCGCCTCGGCCTCGTGCTCGGCCTGCATGGCCGAGACGATGATGCCGATGAACAGGTTGAGCACGGTGAAGGTGGTACAGATGATGAAGGGCACGAAGAACGCCCAGGCCAGCGGATAGACCTCCATGACCGGGCGGACGATGCCCATCGACCAGCTTTCCAGCGTCATGATCTGGAACAGCGAATAGGCCGACGCCGGGATGGTCCCGAACCAATCGGGGAAGGAGGGGCCGTAGAGCTTGGTGGCGATCACCGAGAAGACGTAGAAGATCAGCGCCAGCAGCACCATGATCGAGCCCATGCCCGGCAGCGCGCCGACGAGGCCGCCGACGACGCGGCGCAGCGACGGCACGACGACGATCAGGCGCAGGACACGCAGGATGCGCAGGGCGCGGAACACCGACAGGCCGGCGGTGGCCGGCACCAGCGACAGCCCCACCACGACGAGATCGAAGATGCGCCAGGGATCGCGGAAGAAGTCGGCCCGATAGACCGCGAAGCGGGCGAGCAGCTCGACCACGAACACGGTCAGGACCGCGCGATCGAGAAACACCAGCAGATCGCCGGCCTGCGCCATGGCGGCGGGCACGGTCTCCAGACCGATCGTGATCGCGTTGACGACAATGAGGACGGTGATCACCGCTTCGAAGCGGCGCGACTCGAGAAGGGACTTCAACGACGGCATGGGGGCTTTCGGGCAGAAAAGACGGGCGGGCAGGAACGACGGTTGGCTATTTGGGCGGCCGCCGCGCCTTCCGCAAGACGGCAACTTGCCGCCGTCTTCGAAATCTTCCGCCGGGCGTCGACCCGGCGCGTTCGCGGTGACGTCCGATTTACCCTTCCCGGCTATCGTCGCCGCCTCGCCTGCCGTAGCGGCACACTCTTTTCCCCCGCGTCCCACGCCAACCACTCAGACGAATCCATCATGAAACACATCCACACGATCAGTCTCGCGCTTGCGCTGTTGTTGCCGTCCGCGACAGCGGCAATGGCGGACTCCAGCGTTCCCGGGAACGTGCTTTTCAACGGCACCACGGCGACGACGGCCGTGCGGTCGGAGACCGGCTGGTGCGCCGTCGCCGCCGGCCCCTCGACGTTCGAGAACGAAGGCAGCAACGCGGTCAATCTGTCGTTGGACGCCGTGAGCTATCTGACCGAAGACGCCTTCTACGAGGTTTCCGGGATGGCGCGGCTCAAGTTCAAGACCGCGACGACCGGCACCGTCCGCTTCGATTTTGCCGGCGACCTCCCGAAAGGCGTACGGCAGCCGACCTTCTCGAACTACAAGGAGCGCTATTCGCGGCGCGCGGGACGGCTCAAGACCTCGTTTCAGCTGAATTTTCCGGACTGCTCGGTGCAGGTCAAAGCCATCTACCGGGACTGACGCTCCCCCGCATCCCAAGCCCCGCATCGAAGGCCCGTATCGGGTGCGCCCTGTCGGACGCCCCCTCCGCGGCCGTGACACAAGGAATGAACCATGAAAATCAAAGCCCTGATCGTCGCGAGCCTCGCCGGCGCGAGCACCCTCGCCGGCGCGACCACCGCACACGCCCAATCCGCCGACCCGATCGTCGGGGAGGTCCGGACCTTCGCCGCGGACTGGTGTCCGAGAGACTTCCTGCCGGCGGACGGACGCCTCCTCCCGGTCGGCGGCGTCTACGTGAAGCTGTTCAGCCTCTTCTCCAACAAATTCGGCGGCGACGGCCGGCGGACCTTCGCGCTGCCGATGCTGAAGCCCGAGGTCGACGTCAACGGGAAGACGCTCATCCGCTGCATCGCCTACGACGGCCAATATCCGGCGCGGCCGTAATGCGGCGCTTCGGGTCGGGCGTGGCGCGGGGCGACCATCGATCGCCCCGCCGGGCCGGTCAGTCGAGCGGAACGATCGCGCCGTAGACGTCGTCTCGCCCCTTGCTGGCGGCCTCGCCCGTCCAGGTGATGGCCAGGTCGCCGGTGGCAAGCGCGGCGGTGGCGGGCTGCCACTGATCGCCCGCGGTCGCGTCGTTGACCCGGTATTCCGCGCCATACGGATCGCCCCCGGCGTCGAAGACCTGCCCGTAGACCCCGTGGCCGGCCCCGTCCTGCCCGGTCGACGTCCAGACGACCGCGAAACCTCCGCCGGCGAGGCCCGCCGCCGAGGGCTCGGACTGGTGGTTCGCCGCCGTGGTGTTGATCTGGACCTCGGCGCCCGCGGGTCTGCCCCGCCCGTCTAACCGCCGCGCGACGATCCCGTAGCCGGACCCGTCCTGCTGCAGCGAGGCCCAGCTTGCCAGGACCCCACCGTCGGCCAGGGCCGCAAGCGACGGCGTGCGCTGATGCTCCGCCGTGGTGGTGTTGAGCGGGATCTCGGCGCCCTTCGGCCGTCCCCGCTTGTCGAGGCGCCGGGCGAAGAGCCCGTAGCCGGACCCGTCCTGTTTCTGGGATTCCCAGGCGACGACGAAGCCCTTGCGGCCGAGCGCGGCCACCGCCGGCGCGGCCTGGCTCCGGGCGGTGGTGCGGTTGATCAGGAGCTCACGGCCCCTCTTGCGCCCCGAGGCGGTGAACGCCTGGGCGTAGATGCCCTTGCCCGACCCGTCCTGCCGCGCCGACTCCCAGACGACGACGAAGCTGCCGTCCGCCAGGCTCGCGACCGCCGGACGGGTCTGGTTGCCGCGGGCATGCGTGTTGACCTGTATCACCCGGCCCGCCGGCTTGCCGTTGCGGCGGAAGACCTGGCCGGCGATGCCGAACCCGCCCCCGTCCACGCCCTTGGC
It includes:
- a CDS encoding DUF1127 domain-containing protein, encoding MTTAEYFGLARPQSPSLFSAGQVVQNALATVRRWWRMRRALVELRELDDRMLTDIGLCRSTLYAAAREVHGFKDRGHGGF
- a CDS encoding phage tail protein; protein product: MKIKALIVASLAGASTLAGATTAHAQSADPIVGEVRTFAADWCPRDFLPADGRLLPVGGVYVKLFSLFSNKFGGDGRRTFALPMLKPEVDVNGKTLIRCIAYDGQYPARP
- a CDS encoding alpha/beta fold hydrolase — its product is MVAFDESVRPRAGGRPVVLVHGSLSSGGMWKGVRRALADRFAVLTPDLTGYGARPAWTGDRPFRLADDVDVLAGAVAGLEAPFDLVGHSYGGLVALRFAWEHRSRVRSLMLFEPTLFRILEDPDIGTPEAWAEIDAIARVVGDGARAKTPDAAMHRFVDYWNGAGAWQALPEERRRAFAAQAPTVSRNFTAGATDGMPLNALRQFDVPTFVVAGANSTGAALATAWTLAAQLPVVDHVTVAGAGHMMPLTHGAESLKLIERWLDKPRSPFRVPMGAPVHVAA
- a CDS encoding ion transporter gives rise to the protein MPSLKSLLESRRFEAVITVLIVVNAITIGLETVPAAMAQAGDLLVFLDRAVLTVFVVELLARFAVYRADFFRDPWRIFDLVVVGLSLVPATAGLSVFRALRILRVLRLIVVVPSLRRVVGGLVGALPGMGSIMVLLALIFYVFSVIATKLYGPSFPDWFGTIPASAYSLFQIMTLESWSMGIVRPVMEVYPLAWAFFVPFIICTTFTVLNLFIGIIVSAMQAEHEAEAVASRAELQNEQEVIIAELRAMRAEIAELAGKAGAGR